From the genome of Nitrospira sp., one region includes:
- a CDS encoding NADP-dependent isocitrate dehydrogenase yields the protein MAKADKIIYTKTDEAPMLATYSFLPIINAFTKAAGVTVELRDISLAGRVIAVFPEYLTAEQKQPDALAELGEMAKTPEANIIKLPNISASIPQLVATIKELQSQGYKLPDYPENPKDDKEKDIKTRYDKVKGSAVNPVLREGNSDRRAPLSVKAYARKHPHKMSPWSSDSKTHVSHMKGGDFRSNEKSMTIPAATTAKIEFVGSDGKTTVLKEKVALQAGEVLDATFMSVKALRTFLEQQIEEAKKQGVLWSLHMKATMMKVSDPKIFGHGVTVYYKDVFEKHAETFKKLGVDPDNGLGDVYAKIKSLPDEQRKAIEADIQAVYQKRPPMAMVNSDKGITNLHVPSDIIIDASMPPVIRDSGKMWGPDGKLADVKCVIPDASYAPIYHEVVEFCKQKGQFDPRTMGTIPNVGLMAQAAEEYGSHDKTFKAPANGTIRIVDANGTVLHQHQVETGDIWRACQVKDAPIQDWVKLAVSRARATGAPAVFWLDKTRAHDAELIKKVNAYLPKHDTNGLEIKIMSPAEACRFSIERMKEGKDTISVTGNVLRDYLTDLFPILEIGTSAKMLSIVPLLNGGGLFETGAGGSAPKHVQQFQEEGYLRWDSLGEFLALAASLEHLAKVGNNPVAKILADTLDQANAKFLESNKSPARKVGEIDNRGSHFYLALYWAQALAAQTADKKIAEKFTKIAKDLNDNEKKIDGELLAAQGKPQDVGGYFHPNDAKAAKAMRPSATLNAIVDAIA from the coding sequence ATGGCAAAAGCAGATAAGATTATCTATACGAAGACGGATGAAGCGCCAATGCTGGCGACCTATTCGTTCCTGCCGATCATCAATGCCTTCACGAAAGCGGCGGGTGTAACGGTGGAACTGCGCGATATCTCGCTTGCAGGCCGCGTCATCGCGGTGTTCCCTGAATATCTGACTGCTGAACAAAAGCAGCCCGACGCCCTCGCCGAGCTAGGCGAAATGGCGAAGACACCCGAAGCCAACATTATTAAGCTGCCGAACATCAGCGCCTCGATCCCACAGCTCGTGGCGACGATTAAGGAGCTGCAGAGCCAGGGGTACAAACTCCCGGACTATCCCGAGAATCCAAAGGACGACAAGGAAAAAGACATCAAGACCCGTTACGATAAAGTGAAGGGCAGCGCGGTCAACCCGGTGTTGCGCGAGGGCAATTCAGACCGCCGCGCCCCATTGTCTGTCAAAGCGTATGCCCGGAAGCATCCGCACAAGATGTCTCCCTGGAGTTCGGATTCCAAGACCCATGTCTCTCATATGAAAGGTGGAGACTTCCGTTCGAATGAGAAATCAATGACGATTCCCGCTGCGACGACGGCGAAGATCGAGTTCGTCGGTTCGGACGGGAAGACGACCGTGTTGAAGGAGAAGGTTGCTCTGCAGGCAGGTGAAGTACTCGACGCCACGTTTATGAGCGTCAAGGCGCTGCGCACGTTCCTGGAGCAGCAGATCGAAGAAGCCAAAAAGCAGGGTGTTCTCTGGTCGCTCCACATGAAGGCGACCATGATGAAGGTCTCCGATCCAAAGATCTTCGGCCATGGCGTAACCGTCTACTATAAGGACGTGTTCGAGAAGCATGCGGAAACGTTCAAGAAGCTCGGCGTCGATCCCGACAACGGTCTCGGCGACGTGTATGCGAAGATCAAGTCTCTGCCGGATGAGCAACGCAAGGCGATTGAAGCCGACATCCAGGCGGTTTATCAGAAGCGCCCGCCGATGGCGATGGTGAACAGCGACAAGGGTATCACCAATCTTCACGTTCCGAGCGACATCATCATCGACGCATCCATGCCTCCCGTCATCCGCGACAGCGGGAAGATGTGGGGACCGGACGGCAAACTGGCCGATGTGAAGTGTGTGATCCCCGACGCCAGCTACGCGCCGATCTACCATGAGGTCGTCGAGTTCTGTAAGCAAAAAGGCCAATTCGATCCCCGCACGATGGGCACGATCCCGAATGTCGGGTTGATGGCCCAGGCGGCAGAAGAGTACGGTTCACACGACAAGACCTTTAAGGCGCCAGCCAATGGCACCATCCGCATCGTGGATGCGAACGGCACGGTGTTGCACCAGCATCAGGTGGAAACCGGCGATATCTGGCGTGCCTGCCAAGTAAAGGATGCTCCGATTCAGGACTGGGTCAAGCTGGCTGTGTCGCGCGCCCGTGCCACCGGCGCTCCCGCTGTATTCTGGTTGGATAAGACCCGCGCCCATGACGCGGAATTGATCAAGAAAGTGAACGCCTACCTCCCGAAGCATGATACGAACGGTCTGGAAATCAAGATCATGTCGCCTGCTGAAGCCTGCCGGTTCTCCATTGAACGGATGAAGGAAGGCAAGGACACGATTTCCGTCACCGGGAACGTGCTTCGCGACTACCTCACGGATTTGTTCCCGATTCTAGAAATCGGTACCAGCGCCAAGATGCTCTCGATCGTTCCGCTGCTCAACGGCGGCGGTTTGTTCGAAACTGGTGCGGGTGGATCGGCACCGAAGCATGTGCAGCAGTTCCAGGAGGAAGGCTATCTCCGTTGGGATTCTCTCGGTGAATTCCTCGCACTGGCCGCGTCGCTCGAACATTTGGCGAAGGTGGGCAATAACCCGGTCGCCAAGATTCTGGCGGATACGCTGGATCAGGCCAATGCCAAGTTCCTCGAAAGCAACAAGTCCCCAGCCCGTAAGGTCGGGGAAATCGACAACCGCGGCAGCCATTTCTATCTTGCGCTCTACTGGGCACAGGCGTTGGCTGCGCAAACCGCGGACAAGAAGATTGCTGAGAAGTTCACGAAAATCGCCAAGGATCTGAACGACAACGAAAAGAAGATCGACGGGGAACTGCTGGCTGCTCAAGGCAAGCCGCAGGATGTCGGCGGATACTTCCATCCGAACGACGCAAAAGCTGCGAAGGCCATGCGGCCAAGCGCGACGTTGAACGCGATCGTCGATGCGATTGCATAA
- a CDS encoding aconitate hydratase yields the protein MSMDLAKALYAKMPDVFAKARKKFGRGLTLAEKILVSHADNFDSQNWERGKAMLALRPDRVAMQDATAQMAVLQFMQANKKKAAVPSTIHCDHLIRAEMGSQKDLLRALDENKEVYNFLASAAKKYGIGFWKPGAGIIHQVVLENYAFPGCLIIGTDSHTPNGGGLGGLAIGVGGADAGEVMAGLPWEVLHPKLIGVRLTGKLNGWASPKDVILYLCGLLTVKGGTNKIVEYFGPGAETISATGKGTICNMGAELGATTSVFPFDEKMVAYMKITDRADLASFTQSHKDLLVADPEVAQSPEKYYDQIVEIDLSKLEPHVVGPHTPDLARPISKLKAEAQEKGYPVELKAALIGSCTNSSYEDISRSAHVAQQALKAGLKAKASFLISPGSERIYHTMKRDGFMDTFEKLGGTVLSNSCGPCIGQWKRADGVKGRADSIVSSFNRNFPGRNDGISETLSFLASPEVVTAYAITGDLGFDPVNQAVKGADGKEFKLQPPVGEELPAKGFAKGEEGFVAPAEDGSSLTVDIPPTSERLQLLQPFPKWDGKDFEKLPLLIKTKGKTTTDHISPAGPWLKFRGHLDKISDNMFLGANNSFSSEPGKGTNVLTGESNLTMAQIARAYKAKGIGSIVVGDENYGEGSSREHAAMSPRFLNVRAVITKSFARIHETNLKKQGILPLTFADPKDYEKIEQNDRISVVDLANLAPGKPVTVIVHKTGGDVKIQTNHSMTAQQITWFKAGSALNALN from the coding sequence ATGTCCATGGATCTCGCCAAAGCACTCTACGCCAAGATGCCGGATGTGTTTGCCAAGGCCAGAAAGAAGTTCGGCAGAGGGTTGACGCTTGCCGAAAAAATTCTTGTCTCGCACGCAGATAACTTTGATAGCCAAAACTGGGAACGTGGAAAGGCCATGCTGGCCCTTCGGCCGGATCGTGTGGCGATGCAAGATGCCACAGCTCAGATGGCCGTGTTGCAATTCATGCAAGCCAACAAGAAAAAGGCTGCGGTCCCGAGCACGATTCACTGTGATCACTTGATCCGTGCCGAAATGGGCTCTCAGAAAGACCTGCTTCGAGCGCTTGATGAGAACAAGGAAGTCTATAACTTTCTGGCCTCTGCCGCGAAAAAGTACGGCATCGGCTTTTGGAAGCCGGGCGCAGGTATTATCCACCAGGTCGTGCTGGAGAACTATGCCTTCCCCGGTTGTTTGATTATCGGGACTGACTCGCATACCCCGAATGGCGGTGGTTTGGGTGGGTTGGCAATCGGTGTTGGTGGGGCGGATGCCGGTGAAGTGATGGCCGGACTTCCCTGGGAAGTGCTTCATCCAAAATTGATCGGTGTGCGATTGACCGGAAAGCTCAATGGGTGGGCGTCTCCGAAAGACGTGATCCTCTATTTGTGCGGTCTACTCACGGTGAAGGGTGGTACGAACAAGATCGTTGAGTATTTCGGTCCGGGTGCTGAAACCATCAGCGCTACCGGCAAGGGGACCATTTGCAACATGGGCGCCGAATTGGGCGCCACGACCTCTGTCTTCCCGTTCGATGAGAAGATGGTGGCCTACATGAAGATTACCGACCGTGCCGATCTAGCCAGCTTCACACAGTCCCACAAGGACCTGCTGGTGGCCGACCCCGAAGTCGCGCAGTCTCCAGAAAAATACTATGATCAAATTGTCGAAATCGACCTGTCAAAACTCGAGCCGCACGTCGTCGGGCCGCACACGCCCGATCTGGCGCGGCCTATTTCCAAATTGAAGGCCGAGGCTCAGGAGAAGGGCTACCCGGTCGAGTTGAAAGCGGCGTTGATCGGCAGCTGTACGAACTCCTCATATGAGGACATCAGCCGTTCAGCCCACGTGGCTCAGCAGGCGTTGAAAGCCGGCTTGAAGGCGAAGGCCTCATTTTTGATCTCCCCGGGATCCGAACGCATCTATCACACGATGAAGCGGGATGGATTCATGGATACGTTTGAGAAACTCGGGGGAACCGTGTTGTCAAATTCCTGCGGTCCCTGCATCGGACAGTGGAAGCGGGCCGACGGAGTGAAGGGGCGTGCGGACTCTATCGTGAGCTCCTTCAATCGCAATTTCCCAGGACGCAATGACGGTATCAGTGAAACGCTATCGTTCCTCGCTAGCCCGGAAGTCGTGACGGCCTATGCCATCACGGGAGATCTGGGCTTTGATCCGGTCAACCAGGCGGTCAAGGGTGCAGATGGGAAGGAGTTCAAGCTTCAGCCGCCGGTTGGAGAGGAATTGCCCGCCAAGGGTTTTGCTAAGGGTGAAGAAGGCTTCGTGGCGCCGGCAGAAGATGGTTCGAGCCTCACCGTTGATATCCCGCCGACCAGCGAGCGATTGCAGCTGCTCCAGCCTTTTCCCAAATGGGACGGAAAAGATTTCGAGAAATTGCCGCTCCTGATCAAGACGAAGGGAAAGACCACGACCGACCACATTTCTCCGGCCGGACCTTGGCTGAAGTTCCGGGGCCATTTGGACAAGATCAGCGACAACATGTTCCTGGGCGCCAACAATAGTTTTTCGTCGGAGCCGGGGAAGGGAACCAACGTACTGACGGGTGAATCCAATCTGACGATGGCCCAGATCGCACGGGCGTATAAGGCCAAAGGGATCGGGTCCATTGTCGTCGGAGATGAGAACTACGGCGAAGGCAGTAGCCGCGAACATGCCGCAATGTCTCCGCGCTTCCTGAACGTGCGGGCGGTGATCACGAAGAGTTTTGCCCGCATTCACGAGACAAATCTGAAGAAGCAGGGCATCCTCCCGCTCACATTTGCCGATCCCAAGGACTATGAAAAGATCGAACAGAACGATCGCATCAGCGTCGTGGATCTTGCCAACTTAGCGCCGGGGAAACCTGTGACCGTGATCGTGCATAAGACTGGCGGTGACGTGAAGATTCAAACAAATCACAGCATGACCGCGCAGCAAATCACCTGGTTCAAGGCCGGCTCAGCGTTGAATGCTTTGAACTAA
- a CDS encoding ATP citrate lyase gives MSILANKDTRVVIQGGQAGVNAARRMAEFCYLIKRPLNVEAFVYPPDAGKTNEIPYGSGLIAIPIYKSIAEATKHHPSLNTSLVYIGADRAMKGGMEALDDAHIKVVSMITEGVPEKDAKLLGAHARKLGKVFNGPSSIGIISAGACRLGVIGGAFDNLVLSKLYREGSFGVITKSGGLSNEIIWICSQFADGITTAIGIGGDAYPGTDYVSYLEMFENDPQTKAVVIVGEMGGDLEERAAEWYGAKKRRVKLIGVVSGFCQESLPKGMKFGHAGAKEGMKGEGSARSKSDALKKAGALVPPTFGALGPAIKETYEGLLKSGQVKPVVEPASLPKLPKSIEEAMKADEVMVPPLIRTTISDDRGDEPCYDGYPASELINKGYEIPHVIGLLWDKRLISKQEAEIIKRIMMLSADHGPCVSGAYATILAACAGIGLSQAVAAGLIMIGPRFGGAVTDAGRFFKYAVDNKMAVDEFLAYMKKNHGPVPGIGHRVKSLRNPDKRVKELVGYVKSLNIKTPCLDFALEVEKVTAVKKDNLILNVDGTMAAVLVDIGFPVDSLNGFFILSRTIGLIGHWVDQKRQDSRLIRLFDYLVNYAAPKRREVPPLK, from the coding sequence ATGAGTATTCTGGCAAACAAGGACACCCGCGTAGTGATTCAGGGTGGTCAGGCAGGTGTCAATGCAGCACGACGGATGGCGGAATTTTGCTATCTGATCAAGCGGCCTTTGAATGTGGAAGCCTTCGTCTACCCGCCGGACGCCGGCAAGACGAACGAAATCCCCTACGGCAGCGGATTGATCGCCATTCCCATCTATAAGAGCATTGCGGAAGCGACCAAGCATCATCCTAGCCTCAATACCAGTCTCGTCTATATTGGAGCCGACCGCGCCATGAAGGGCGGAATGGAAGCATTGGACGACGCCCATATTAAGGTGGTTTCAATGATCACCGAGGGTGTGCCCGAAAAGGATGCCAAGCTGTTGGGGGCCCATGCCCGCAAGCTCGGCAAAGTGTTTAACGGCCCCTCCTCCATCGGCATCATTTCGGCAGGTGCTTGCCGCTTGGGCGTCATCGGTGGTGCGTTCGACAACCTCGTCCTCTCCAAACTGTATCGCGAAGGGTCGTTTGGGGTCATTACGAAATCGGGTGGTCTCTCCAATGAAATCATCTGGATTTGCTCTCAGTTCGCCGACGGCATCACCACGGCGATCGGGATCGGTGGTGATGCCTATCCCGGAACCGATTACGTCAGCTATCTCGAAATGTTTGAAAACGATCCGCAGACCAAAGCGGTGGTCATCGTCGGAGAAATGGGTGGCGATCTTGAGGAGCGCGCGGCGGAGTGGTACGGCGCGAAGAAGCGTCGGGTTAAGCTGATCGGGGTCGTGTCCGGCTTCTGTCAGGAAAGCTTGCCGAAGGGCATGAAGTTCGGCCATGCCGGCGCGAAGGAGGGCATGAAGGGCGAGGGATCAGCTCGTTCGAAATCGGATGCTCTCAAGAAGGCTGGAGCACTTGTTCCGCCGACGTTTGGTGCCTTGGGCCCTGCCATCAAGGAAACGTACGAAGGGCTTCTCAAGTCGGGTCAGGTAAAACCCGTGGTAGAGCCGGCAAGCCTGCCGAAACTGCCCAAATCCATAGAAGAAGCCATGAAGGCCGATGAAGTCATGGTGCCGCCGCTCATCCGTACCACGATCAGCGACGACCGTGGCGACGAGCCTTGTTATGACGGGTACCCTGCCTCTGAGCTGATTAACAAAGGCTACGAAATACCGCATGTCATCGGCCTGCTCTGGGACAAGCGACTCATCTCCAAGCAGGAAGCTGAAATTATTAAGCGCATCATGATGCTTTCTGCAGATCACGGTCCATGCGTGAGCGGCGCCTATGCGACGATCCTTGCCGCCTGTGCCGGGATTGGCCTCTCTCAGGCGGTGGCCGCTGGCCTGATCATGATCGGTCCCCGATTCGGCGGTGCGGTCACGGATGCGGGTCGATTCTTCAAGTATGCGGTCGACAACAAGATGGCCGTGGATGAATTTCTGGCCTACATGAAAAAGAATCACGGCCCGGTACCGGGCATCGGTCATCGTGTAAAGAGCTTGCGTAATCCGGACAAGCGTGTGAAGGAACTAGTCGGGTATGTGAAAAGCCTCAACATTAAGACCCCTTGCCTCGATTTCGCGCTGGAGGTCGAGAAAGTCACGGCAGTCAAGAAGGATAACCTGATTCTGAATGTGGACGGGACGATGGCGGCCGTGTTGGTCGACATTGGATTTCCGGTCGACAGTTTGAACGGTTTCTTCATCCTGTCCAGAACGATTGGCTTGATTGGCCATTGGGTGGACCAAAAGCGCCAGGACAGCCGCCTCATCCGGTTGTTCGATTACCTGGTGAATTATGCGGCGCCCAAGCGTCGCGAAGTGCCGCCGCTGAAGTAG
- a CDS encoding ATP citrate lyase, translating into MAKVLEGPGMGLMKKWGIHVPNYVVVTSADEFTKLGQANDWMKASKLVAKAHEALGSRFKLGLVKVGLDLNGAIAATKEMIGRQVGSITVAQVIVSEMVPHKEEYYCAVKSTREGTEILVANCGGIEVESNWERVKRLCLDVGQQPTAEGLEKLAKEAGFTGALTKKMAEFAGKMFTCFDSEDAQYLEVNPVVTRESDGQLVALDAVTLLDGDAKFRHPDWNFAFAAEFGRAYSKDEVEVMAVDSKIKGSVKFIEIPGGDTAMLPAGGGASVYYSDAVVARGGKLANYAEYSGDPPDWAVEVLTEKVCSLPGIKNIIVGGAIANFTDVKKTFGGIINGFRKAKAGGKLKGVKIWVRRGGPREKEGLDAMRALMDEGFDINVFDRNTPLTDIVDKALQTK; encoded by the coding sequence ATGGCGAAAGTGCTCGAAGGCCCAGGCATGGGGCTGATGAAGAAGTGGGGAATCCACGTTCCCAATTATGTGGTAGTGACCTCAGCGGATGAATTTACCAAGCTTGGACAGGCCAATGACTGGATGAAGGCATCCAAGTTGGTCGCCAAGGCGCACGAAGCATTGGGTTCGCGGTTCAAGCTGGGCTTGGTGAAGGTCGGCTTGGATTTGAATGGTGCTATTGCTGCGACGAAGGAAATGATCGGACGGCAAGTCGGAAGCATCACGGTGGCGCAAGTCATCGTGTCCGAAATGGTGCCGCACAAGGAAGAATACTATTGTGCCGTGAAGTCGACGCGGGAGGGTACCGAAATCTTGGTCGCTAACTGCGGCGGGATTGAAGTGGAATCGAACTGGGAGCGCGTCAAGCGGCTCTGTCTGGATGTGGGGCAACAACCGACGGCCGAGGGATTGGAAAAATTGGCCAAGGAAGCTGGATTCACCGGGGCTCTGACCAAGAAGATGGCGGAGTTCGCCGGTAAGATGTTCACCTGCTTCGATAGCGAAGATGCCCAGTACCTTGAAGTGAACCCGGTCGTCACACGGGAAAGCGATGGACAATTGGTCGCACTCGACGCGGTGACGCTGCTCGATGGTGATGCGAAGTTTCGCCATCCAGACTGGAATTTCGCCTTCGCGGCAGAATTCGGACGGGCCTACTCCAAGGATGAAGTTGAAGTCATGGCGGTGGACAGTAAGATCAAGGGCTCGGTCAAATTCATTGAGATCCCTGGCGGTGATACGGCCATGCTGCCAGCCGGTGGTGGTGCCAGTGTGTACTATTCCGACGCGGTCGTGGCGCGTGGGGGGAAATTGGCCAATTATGCCGAATATTCCGGTGATCCACCAGACTGGGCGGTAGAAGTGTTGACGGAAAAAGTGTGTTCGTTGCCCGGAATCAAGAACATCATCGTCGGCGGTGCGATTGCGAACTTCACCGATGTGAAGAAGACCTTCGGAGGCATCATTAACGGTTTTCGCAAAGCAAAAGCCGGTGGCAAGCTGAAGGGTGTAAAGATTTGGGTTCGCCGTGGCGGGCCGCGTGAAAAAGAAGGTCTCGACGCGATGCGGGCCTTGATGGACGAAGGCTTCGACATCAATGTCTTCGACCGGAACACGCCGCTGACAGACATTGTCGACAAGGCGCTCCAAACGAAATGA
- the mutM gene encoding bifunctional DNA-formamidopyrimidine glycosylase/DNA-(apurinic or apyrimidinic site) lyase → MPELPEAEVAARQLRSRVMGATVRDCWIGRADIVREGLSSVECYRGTKIAHVERRGKSVILAFAGASQARFLAAELGMTGLLLFRGAQPRHPQHTHCIVQLEGAEEPEIRYWNPRRFGRLSFLTQAGLDQYTSRRFGYDPLTISQGQFAQVLGSTRRRLKTLLMHQQVIAGIGNIYANEILFRAGLHPDQPADRIGQAAITRLYEVMGQVLREAIQMGGSSVRDYFAPDGTEGRYKQRHLVYGKAGERCSNGCGATIIRSIGERSSFYCPRCQRMGRQSRA, encoded by the coding sequence ATGCCTGAATTACCCGAAGCTGAAGTCGCTGCTCGTCAATTGCGTTCCCGGGTGATGGGGGCGACGGTACGTGATTGCTGGATTGGACGCGCAGATATTGTGCGTGAGGGGCTTTCGTCCGTGGAGTGTTATCGCGGGACGAAGATTGCCCACGTGGAGCGACGTGGCAAGAGTGTGATCCTCGCCTTTGCCGGGGCTTCTCAAGCCAGATTCCTTGCTGCCGAATTGGGCATGACCGGACTCCTCCTTTTTCGTGGCGCTCAGCCCAGACATCCTCAACATACTCATTGTATTGTGCAGCTTGAGGGGGCAGAGGAACCGGAAATTCGGTACTGGAACCCTCGTCGATTCGGGCGCCTGTCCTTCCTCACTCAAGCAGGCTTGGATCAGTACACATCGCGCCGTTTTGGTTACGATCCCCTTACGATCAGTCAGGGCCAATTTGCGCAGGTCCTTGGGTCGACGCGACGCAGACTGAAGACATTGTTGATGCACCAACAAGTGATCGCGGGCATTGGAAATATTTATGCGAATGAGATTCTCTTCCGTGCCGGCCTTCATCCCGATCAGCCGGCGGACCGGATAGGGCAGGCTGCGATAACGCGTCTTTATGAGGTCATGGGACAAGTCTTGCGCGAAGCGATTCAGATGGGCGGCTCAAGTGTACGCGACTATTTCGCGCCGGATGGGACGGAGGGGCGGTATAAACAACGGCATTTAGTCTATGGAAAGGCTGGTGAACGCTGTTCGAATGGTTGTGGCGCCACCATTATACGTTCCATTGGCGAGAGAAGTTCCTTCTATTGTCCTCGTTGCCAGCGGATGGGCCGCCAATCTCGCGCATAG
- a CDS encoding dual specificity protein phosphatase family protein, whose translation MHLINKRLLVGNADDARNPPPQVGAVLMVAEEQHVTVPERILFAKIPLREFGEPSPAALAQAVTWIETNVPKQRVMVCCRVGMGRSVSVVIAYLCCVEDMAYAAAVKLVLTRRPGGMPLPHLQEVIEVVKCCRRQHPVPPTDILE comes from the coding sequence ATGCATCTGATCAATAAGCGACTGCTCGTTGGCAATGCTGACGATGCCCGAAATCCGCCGCCGCAGGTGGGTGCCGTCCTGATGGTCGCGGAAGAGCAACATGTCACCGTACCCGAACGGATCCTTTTCGCCAAAATCCCCTTGAGGGAATTTGGCGAACCCTCGCCCGCAGCACTGGCACAGGCCGTGACGTGGATTGAGACCAATGTGCCGAAGCAGCGGGTAATGGTCTGTTGCCGGGTGGGCATGGGACGTTCGGTCTCCGTGGTGATTGCCTACTTGTGTTGCGTGGAGGACATGGCATATGCCGCTGCGGTGAAGCTGGTGCTGACGCGGCGACCTGGTGGTATGCCCTTGCCTCATCTCCAAGAAGTGATAGAAGTGGTGAAATGTTGCCGCCGGCAGCACCCTGTTCCACCCACGGATATACTCGAGTAG
- a CDS encoding ferredoxin oxidoreductase, which yields MSEALDPKQKTGTQAEPATSVSAPKPQVKQDPHAAAKQQKVVTPEYLFLEAPRTKEFITGSEAAKEAIRRSNVDLAIAYPITPQSETMQLVGVLYGEGYVKEYYRGEEEVGVMAAIAGGSRAGVRCYTATAGPGTLRGLEGIASWPGHRLPVVAMFTCRVVNAPLAIQPDNIEVSYLLNCGMIVFHAENQQDMFDFTLAGFTISEKNDVTLPVGVCCDGFFVTHARGYVRMQDRGMKLPPREPWRGAVPVLDAENPPARLSRDAPVQKSNFMAYNIHAVWQQEVWAAVERSRKYINQYLGGLLTAENVDGAEAIIVASGSAAAQSREAVRLCSEKGIKVGLIKVRSLRPFPTQELRQLCGKAKLIVVPEFNYVGWLAKEVATAIYGFSNAKIIGGPRVYGGQSMPVELIVDEVESGLTGKKSTNVAISQVMGASTADHDAMGHFMRSI from the coding sequence ATGAGCGAAGCATTGGATCCCAAACAAAAGACCGGTACCCAGGCTGAACCTGCCACGAGTGTATCGGCCCCGAAACCACAAGTGAAGCAAGACCCACATGCGGCGGCCAAGCAACAGAAGGTCGTCACCCCTGAATATCTCTTCTTAGAAGCTCCTCGTACGAAAGAATTTATTACCGGGAGCGAAGCAGCCAAAGAAGCTATTCGTCGATCAAATGTCGACCTTGCCATTGCATACCCGATTACTCCTCAAAGCGAGACCATGCAGTTGGTCGGTGTGCTGTATGGGGAAGGGTATGTAAAAGAGTATTACCGTGGTGAGGAAGAAGTTGGTGTCATGGCAGCTATTGCGGGTGGCTCGCGAGCTGGTGTTCGCTGTTATACAGCGACTGCTGGCCCAGGAACCTTACGGGGCCTGGAAGGCATTGCCTCCTGGCCAGGACATCGACTCCCGGTTGTGGCGATGTTTACTTGCCGAGTAGTGAATGCGCCGCTGGCTATTCAGCCGGACAATATCGAGGTCTCCTATCTATTGAACTGCGGCATGATCGTGTTCCACGCTGAAAATCAGCAGGACATGTTCGATTTTACTCTGGCTGGCTTTACGATCAGCGAAAAGAACGATGTGACTCTGCCCGTCGGAGTCTGTTGCGACGGTTTCTTCGTGACCCATGCCCGCGGTTACGTGCGGATGCAGGATCGCGGTATGAAGCTTCCGCCGCGCGAGCCCTGGCGGGGTGCCGTTCCGGTTCTCGATGCGGAGAATCCTCCCGCTCGTCTTTCGCGCGATGCCCCGGTCCAGAAATCGAACTTTATGGCCTACAACATCCATGCCGTGTGGCAGCAGGAAGTGTGGGCAGCGGTCGAGCGATCGAGAAAGTACATCAACCAGTATTTGGGTGGTTTGCTGACTGCTGAAAACGTTGATGGAGCGGAAGCCATCATTGTCGCTTCAGGCAGTGCTGCGGCGCAGTCTCGTGAAGCCGTGCGGTTGTGCTCTGAGAAGGGAATCAAAGTCGGTCTCATTAAGGTACGTTCCCTGCGTCCCTTCCCGACTCAAGAACTTCGCCAACTTTGCGGCAAGGCTAAGCTGATCGTTGTGCCTGAATTCAATTATGTTGGATGGTTGGCCAAAGAAGTAGCCACAGCTATTTACGGGTTTTCCAATGCCAAGATCATCGGCGGCCCGCGGGTGTATGGTGGTCAGTCCATGCCGGTGGAATTGATTGTTGACGAAGTGGAGTCTGGTTTGACCGGCAAGAAATCAACGAATGTGGCGATCTCCCAAGTGATGGGTGCTTCAACGGCCGACCATGATGCCATGGGGCACTTTATGCGCAGCATCTAG
- a CDS encoding 2-oxoglutarate:ferredoxin oxidoreductase has translation MGTTQDTRERIIVPGPAGFHPPSAAQLGVSLPDPGQGLYYGLLETNEDVVIEEMARKMLTSPNATIFPGPLVLWAWNNHAVEKAQAVLEIAAQIPDVMIIPMPDYRPKYPKIDPEEVINPNHPNLTIWGNKIEACIFIGVHCHYANLTLKMIRAGTNCCTMAICAEQGHEDAMLTIRDSDTLKLKKTAQIFKKVREEMGIKLPDNGENVRFTGTQSKVHNGKTHTNPMTFMPSAGGIGSAAGFGHSADQMKREG, from the coding sequence GTGGGAACGACACAAGATACGAGAGAACGGATTATCGTGCCGGGACCGGCAGGGTTCCATCCGCCGTCAGCGGCTCAGTTGGGAGTGTCGCTGCCTGATCCCGGGCAAGGTCTGTATTACGGACTTTTGGAAACGAATGAAGACGTTGTCATCGAAGAAATGGCTCGCAAAATGCTGACGAGCCCGAATGCAACGATCTTCCCGGGGCCTCTCGTCCTGTGGGCGTGGAACAACCATGCTGTTGAAAAAGCCCAAGCGGTATTAGAGATTGCGGCTCAAATTCCCGACGTGATGATTATTCCCATGCCGGACTACCGCCCCAAGTACCCGAAGATTGATCCGGAAGAAGTCATCAATCCCAATCACCCGAATCTGACGATCTGGGGTAATAAAATCGAAGCCTGCATCTTCATCGGTGTGCACTGCCACTATGCCAATCTCACCCTTAAAATGATTCGTGCGGGGACCAATTGCTGCACCATGGCCATTTGCGCCGAGCAAGGCCACGAAGACGCCATGTTGACGATTCGGGATTCGGACACCTTGAAGTTGAAGAAGACCGCTCAGATATTCAAAAAGGTCCGTGAAGAGATGGGCATTAAGTTGCCTGATAATGGCGAAAACGTCCGCTTCACCGGCACTCAATCGAAGGTCCACAACGGCAAAACGCATACTAATCCGATGACTTTCATGCCTTCAGCTGGCGGCATAGGCTCTGCTGCTGGTTTTGGTCACTCTGCTGATCAAATGAAGCGCGAAGGTTGA